One window of Oscillibacter hominis genomic DNA carries:
- a CDS encoding Rossmann-fold NAD(P)-binding domain-containing protein (catalyzes the formation of L-proline from L-ornithine), whose translation MKGEKMENNELLYLSEEDTIRAGLLDIRFCVDNAEEVFRTVTRGEYLMGGPSENEHGIRICFPKEKRFPGMPVAAPGYSFMAMPAYVGGPFGAVGEKWYGASLQNLKKNLPRAYHMVMLNDLETGRPLALLTAPLLSAARSGAAPGVAMRYLCHDGCKKAALVGAGLMNRFVILALFSECPGIESVQVYDIDGEKCKAYCREMSEFTGREVSAAGSMEEALRDADIVHTGQSNSFVLKKAWLKEGAVLLISSDVEIEQDILCDAQLVFDHKAAHDIWIQNDPQMGLPTFDALRLMEAGAIPADRVCDLGDVIEGRRLPEGVGHRIFYWMGMPVSDIALAAALYQNALDKKIGTKLRLWDKPLWK comes from the coding sequence ATGAAAGGTGAGAAGATGGAAAACAACGAGCTGCTGTACCTGTCTGAAGAGGATACTATTCGGGCGGGCCTTTTAGACATCCGGTTTTGTGTGGACAACGCCGAGGAGGTATTCCGTACTGTTACCCGGGGAGAGTATCTGATGGGTGGGCCAAGCGAAAATGAGCATGGAATCCGCATCTGCTTTCCCAAAGAAAAACGGTTCCCCGGAATGCCGGTGGCCGCGCCGGGCTACAGCTTTATGGCGATGCCGGCCTATGTGGGCGGCCCCTTTGGAGCGGTGGGTGAAAAGTGGTACGGCGCATCTCTTCAAAACCTGAAAAAGAATCTGCCCAGGGCCTACCACATGGTGATGCTCAACGACCTGGAGACGGGGCGGCCTCTGGCACTCTTGACGGCTCCCCTGCTCAGCGCGGCCCGGAGCGGAGCAGCGCCCGGGGTGGCCATGCGCTACCTCTGCCATGACGGATGCAAAAAGGCGGCGCTGGTGGGCGCGGGGCTGATGAATCGGTTTGTGATCCTGGCACTCTTTTCCGAGTGTCCCGGGATTGAGTCGGTTCAGGTCTATGACATCGACGGGGAAAAGTGCAAGGCCTACTGCCGGGAGATGTCGGAGTTCACCGGCCGTGAGGTGTCGGCGGCGGGCTCCATGGAGGAGGCACTGCGGGATGCGGACATCGTCCACACCGGCCAGTCCAACAGCTTTGTGCTGAAAAAGGCGTGGCTGAAGGAGGGCGCGGTGCTGCTGATCTCCTCCGATGTGGAGATTGAGCAGGACATCCTCTGTGATGCGCAGCTTGTGTTCGATCACAAGGCGGCCCACGACATTTGGATTCAAAACGACCCCCAGATGGGCCTTCCCACCTTTGACGCGCTGCGGCTGATGGAAGCGGGCGCAATCCCGGCGGACCGTGTCTGCGACCTGGGGGATGTGATCGAAGGCAGGAGGCTCCCAGAGGGCGTTGGCCATCGCATCTTCTATTGGATGGGAATGCCTGTTTCCGACATTGCCCTGGCCGCAGCACTCTATCAAAATGCGCTGGATAAGAAAATAGGCACCAAGTTGCGCCTTTGGGACAAGCCCCTGTGGAAATGA
- a CDS encoding amidohydrolase family protein — protein MLVFKNAVVVNGDGKTLQTGANVLVENDRIVDVTHSVEGLNEKNARIIDCTGKAVLPGLINHHTHSVVMGPFLSSGAAARTREQVLTQLDRDLLNGHTTVMGVDGFVTMDEVKATQELHPVRIKTAAVQLPKSFLAANCADGAGLDASHRAMTLEKMLADGAIAIGEVGSGQTTGGGDYVYIPRMVKERKGVTITADQSYAMFLSVLGTWADRTYYRRDRVLEALKECGLEQVLTPEECRDIVYETTFRVYDKALNAYEEAVEAGIRYDVPVILHHTPSTTLEVQRLARRGLRRFIPSHSNCLFTVDEALDAGRKLRAEYGVWIDGAVFDSFSRRLVGPHPDVLTTMFREGLIDLLSTDFSGGQSDSMLKGIEYIAAQGAATLPAAVAAATSNVAMAIPGIAPGLGMVKKGYTADLLVVDYPEVSQLRQVYIGGRLVAENGETRYER, from the coding sequence ATGCTGGTATTCAAAAATGCGGTGGTCGTCAATGGAGATGGAAAAACGCTTCAGACGGGCGCCAATGTGCTGGTGGAGAATGACCGGATTGTGGATGTGACCCATTCCGTGGAAGGGCTGAACGAAAAGAACGCCCGAATTATAGACTGTACCGGCAAGGCGGTGCTGCCGGGGCTCATCAACCACCACACTCACAGTGTGGTCATGGGCCCGTTTCTCTCCAGTGGTGCGGCGGCACGCACAAGGGAACAGGTTCTCACCCAGCTGGACCGTGACCTTTTGAACGGCCACACCACGGTGATGGGGGTGGACGGATTTGTTACCATGGATGAGGTCAAGGCCACCCAGGAGCTGCACCCAGTGCGGATCAAGACGGCCGCCGTGCAACTGCCCAAGAGCTTTCTTGCCGCCAACTGTGCCGACGGCGCCGGACTGGATGCGTCCCACCGCGCCATGACCCTTGAGAAGATGTTGGCCGACGGGGCCATCGCCATCGGCGAGGTGGGCTCCGGACAGACCACGGGCGGAGGCGACTATGTCTACATTCCCCGGATGGTAAAAGAGCGCAAGGGCGTCACCATTACTGCGGATCAGTCCTATGCCATGTTTTTGTCGGTGCTGGGCACCTGGGCGGACCGGACTTACTACCGGAGGGACCGGGTGTTGGAGGCGCTGAAGGAGTGTGGGCTGGAGCAGGTATTAACGCCGGAAGAGTGCCGGGATATTGTGTATGAGACTACCTTCCGGGTGTATGACAAGGCTCTGAATGCCTATGAGGAGGCGGTGGAGGCCGGGATTCGCTATGATGTGCCGGTGATTCTCCACCACACGCCTTCCACCACGCTGGAGGTTCAGCGGTTGGCCAGGCGCGGGCTGCGCCGCTTCATCCCATCCCACTCCAACTGCCTCTTTACCGTGGACGAAGCCTTGGACGCCGGGCGGAAGCTCCGAGCGGAATACGGCGTGTGGATTGACGGTGCGGTATTCGATTCCTTTTCCCGCCGGCTGGTGGGCCCCCACCCCGATGTGCTGACCACCATGTTCCGGGAGGGGCTGATCGACCTCCTCTCCACCGACTTTTCCGGCGGACAGTCCGACTCCATGCTGAAGGGTATTGAGTACATCGCGGCGCAGGGGGCGGCCACGCTGCCGGCCGCAGTGGCTGCCGCCACCTCCAACGTGGCAATGGCCATCCCCGGGATTGCTCCGGGGCTGGGAATGGTGAAAAAAGGCTATACTGCGGACCTGTTGGTGGTGGACTACCCTGAAGTTTCACAGTTGAGGCAGGTCTATATTGGCGGCAGGCTGGTGGCGGAGAATGGAGAAACCCGGTATGAAAGGTGA
- a CDS encoding TetR/AcrR family transcriptional regulator → MFDVAIELINERGFYQTTIGDIAEKAEISVGCFYEYFDNKEALLAEYLSATDSHYQQYYQDVLCTSPFPDSMEKVRQYMHFSLQLLTNHSRYKDLLRVYYAYLSCNSNQLADRSRHFFIVLSELIDQAVSDGSIRKDLSKEFVIDLIVYLFRSVTIEWCSSSGHVCVEEYIPSIDEMIRFLRSR, encoded by the coding sequence ATTTTCGACGTTGCAATTGAGCTCATCAATGAGCGGGGCTTCTATCAGACCACCATCGGGGATATTGCAGAGAAAGCGGAGATTTCCGTGGGCTGCTTTTACGAGTATTTCGACAACAAGGAAGCATTGCTGGCAGAGTATCTGAGCGCCACCGACAGCCACTACCAGCAATACTATCAAGATGTGCTCTGCACCTCCCCTTTTCCCGACAGCATGGAGAAAGTCCGGCAGTATATGCACTTTTCCCTTCAACTGCTGACCAATCATTCCAGGTATAAGGACCTGCTGCGGGTGTATTACGCCTACCTGTCCTGCAACTCCAATCAACTGGCGGACCGCAGCCGTCACTTTTTCATCGTACTGTCGGAGCTGATTGACCAGGCGGTTTCAGATGGGTCCATTCGCAAAGACCTGAGTAAGGAGTTTGTGATTGATTTAATTGTCTACCTGTTCCGCTCCGTCACCATTGAATGGTGCTCCAGTTCCGGCCATGTCTGCGTGGAGGAATACATCCCTTCCATCGATGAGATGATCCGCTTTTTGAGATCCCGCTGA
- a CDS encoding TetR/AcrR family transcriptional regulator, whose product MGKTYEKSAATRQRIVSAAMSLFRQHGYSNVSVKDIVRESGVAHGSFYTYFKNKDNLLGEYLQTMEDDYFKYHESRMKDPAYSQLDPMEKIYRFLVDVNQIMAAPGKDFSRAYNAYTIREMDILGIHNRNYFRILESLLEEARARNQINPAMSNEHILQAAVAMNRGIVMEWSVDEQSGPVSDKDPLLREFCRYIARRDDSSALQI is encoded by the coding sequence ATGGGTAAAACATATGAAAAATCCGCCGCCACCCGGCAGCGGATCGTCTCAGCCGCCATGTCCCTCTTCCGCCAGCACGGCTACTCCAATGTGTCCGTCAAGGACATCGTACGGGAGAGCGGCGTGGCGCACGGCAGCTTTTATACGTATTTTAAAAATAAGGACAATCTGTTGGGGGAATACCTTCAGACCATGGAGGACGACTACTTCAAGTACCACGAGAGCCGGATGAAAGACCCGGCGTACAGCCAGCTGGACCCCATGGAGAAAATCTACCGCTTCCTGGTGGATGTCAACCAGATCATGGCTGCACCGGGAAAGGACTTTTCCCGGGCCTACAACGCCTACACCATCCGGGAAATGGACATTTTGGGCATCCACAACCGCAATTACTTCCGCATCCTGGAGTCGCTGCTGGAGGAGGCCCGGGCCCGGAATCAGATCAACCCGGCCATGTCCAATGAGCACATCCTCCAGGCCGCCGTGGCCATGAACCGGGGCATTGTCATGGAGTGGTCTGTGGATGAGCAGAGCGGCCCGGTCTCGGACAAGGACCCCCTTCTGAGGGAGTTTTGCCGGTATATCGCCCGCCGGGACGATTCCTCGGCGCTGCAAATATAG
- a CDS encoding Ig-like domain-containing protein, translating into MSMQKCPKCGELFSDTYRTCPFCEEEEAIAEGRHIKRRSGGRRMAQKDPSPVGPVLIIILILVACVLVYFFFGDSIREKMGFGSSSTPESSQVDDVTPQPPDIPEPDGSGAGSSSSGSSSGTVTMPEGGGSSSAAGGGGQTPMPSGTAITLSSEDFSFNAGESVKLTATGGTGKYTWSSDDDGIASVNASGIVTAISAGNCTITVTDGTSTATCVARVRKTPSSGGTTAPAQSLSLSSTDFTTSVGEKVTLKVNGTSDAVSWASKNSGIATVSGGVVTAVSSGTTTVTATVGGQTLECIVRVK; encoded by the coding sequence ATGAGTATGCAGAAGTGCCCCAAATGCGGAGAGCTTTTTTCCGATACCTACCGGACCTGCCCTTTCTGCGAAGAGGAGGAGGCCATCGCCGAAGGGCGCCACATCAAGCGGCGCAGCGGCGGCCGCCGGATGGCGCAGAAGGACCCAAGCCCAGTGGGACCGGTTTTGATTATTATTTTGATCTTAGTGGCCTGTGTGCTGGTGTATTTCTTCTTTGGGGATTCCATCCGGGAAAAGATGGGCTTTGGCAGTTCCTCCACACCGGAGAGCTCACAGGTAGATGACGTGACGCCGCAGCCCCCGGACATCCCGGAACCGGACGGCAGCGGAGCCGGTTCCAGCAGCTCCGGCAGTTCCAGCGGCACTGTGACGATGCCGGAAGGCGGCGGTTCCAGCAGCGCGGCGGGGGGAGGGGGACAGACCCCCATGCCCTCCGGTACGGCGATCACCCTTTCTTCGGAGGACTTCAGCTTCAACGCCGGAGAGTCGGTTAAACTGACCGCCACAGGCGGCACCGGAAAGTATACCTGGAGCAGCGATGACGACGGCATTGCCTCGGTCAATGCCAGCGGCATTGTTACCGCCATCTCGGCCGGAAACTGTACCATCACCGTCACCGACGGAACCTCCACGGCCACCTGTGTTGCCCGTGTGCGCAAGACGCCTTCCTCCGGCGGCACCACCGCGCCTGCCCAGTCCCTCTCCCTGAGTTCCACGGATTTTACTACCAGCGTGGGGGAGAAGGTCACGCTGAAGGTCAACGGCACCAGCGACGCCGTGTCCTGGGCCAGCAAGAACTCTGGGATTGCCACGGTCTCCGGAGGAGTGGTGACGGCCGTTTCCAGCGGCACCACTACAGTTACGGCCACTGTGGGCGGGCAGACTTTGGAGTGCATTGTCCGCGTCAAATAG
- a CDS encoding GNAT family N-acetyltransferase — MRDDAIREITEDKKRYLPLLLLADEQESMIDRYLDRGRMFVLEEDGVKAVCVVTDEGDGILEIKNLAVEPPLQGRGYGRRLIEYTAQQFGGAFSILQVGTGDSPLTVPFYEACGFARSHLVRNFFTDHYDRPIFEGGKQLTDMVYLRRELHSGACDGRR, encoded by the coding sequence ATGAGGGACGACGCCATCCGGGAGATCACAGAGGATAAGAAGCGGTATCTCCCCCTTTTGCTGCTGGCCGATGAGCAGGAGAGCATGATAGACCGGTATCTGGATCGGGGCCGCATGTTTGTTCTGGAGGAGGACGGTGTGAAAGCGGTCTGTGTGGTAACGGACGAGGGGGACGGGATACTGGAGATCAAGAACCTTGCCGTGGAGCCGCCCCTACAGGGCAGAGGGTACGGACGGCGGCTGATCGAGTATACGGCGCAGCAATTTGGAGGGGCATTTTCCATCCTTCAGGTGGGCACGGGGGACAGTCCGCTCACCGTTCCCTTTTACGAAGCCTGCGGCTTTGCCCGATCCCATCTGGTCAGGAATTTCTTCACCGATCACTACGACCGCCCGATCTTTGAGGGCGGGAAACAGTTGACCGATATGGTGTACCTCAGACGCGAACTGCATTCCGGTGCATGTGATGGCCGTCGCTAA
- a CDS encoding chromate transporter: MIYLQLFWEFFKTGLFAVGGGMATLPFLSDIAESTGWYTQAQLMDMLAVSESTPGPIGINMATYVGFTVAGIPGALIATLGEITPCVGVILIVAMVLKNFRHNRYVESAFYGLRPASSGLIAAAGIGVVTEVLIHPAMLTAGNLSAAFDWPGIVLAAVLLVLTNWVKPTQKLHPIVFIAASAVIGVALGFGG, translated from the coding sequence ATGATCTACCTCCAGCTTTTTTGGGAATTTTTCAAAACCGGGCTCTTTGCCGTGGGCGGAGGCATGGCCACGCTGCCCTTTCTCAGCGATATTGCGGAGTCCACCGGCTGGTATACCCAGGCCCAGCTGATGGATATGCTGGCAGTCTCTGAATCCACACCGGGGCCCATTGGGATCAACATGGCCACCTATGTGGGATTTACGGTGGCTGGAATCCCAGGCGCGCTGATCGCCACGCTGGGCGAGATCACGCCCTGCGTGGGTGTCATCCTGATCGTGGCGATGGTGCTGAAAAACTTCCGGCACAACCGCTATGTGGAGTCGGCGTTCTACGGCCTGCGCCCTGCTTCCAGCGGCCTGATTGCCGCGGCCGGCATCGGAGTGGTGACCGAGGTGCTGATCCACCCAGCGATGCTGACGGCCGGCAATCTGTCTGCCGCCTTTGACTGGCCGGGAATCGTATTGGCCGCCGTGCTTTTGGTGCTGACCAATTGGGTCAAGCCCACGCAAAAGCTGCATCCCATTGTGTTCATCGCCGCCTCTGCGGTGATCGGCGTGGCCCTGGGGTTTGGCGGATGA
- a CDS encoding chromate transporter: MKELWDLFLTFAKVGGMTFGGGAAMLPILQREVVDNRHWATEEELVDYYAIGQCTPGIIAVNTATFVGQKRRGVVGGIAASLGMVFPSLVIISVLAGVITNFSHLQWVQSAFAGIRVCVCVLIFNATLKLLKKSVVDKRTFVIFLLVLVGGVCLNVSPALFVVLAAAAGIVLKGLEARKA, translated from the coding sequence TTGAAGGAACTTTGGGACTTGTTTCTCACCTTTGCCAAGGTGGGGGGGATGACCTTTGGCGGCGGGGCGGCCATGCTGCCCATTCTCCAGCGTGAGGTCGTGGATAATCGGCATTGGGCCACAGAGGAGGAGCTGGTGGATTATTACGCCATCGGCCAGTGTACGCCGGGCATCATCGCGGTCAATACGGCCACGTTCGTGGGGCAAAAGCGCCGGGGCGTTGTCGGAGGCATTGCGGCCAGCCTGGGGATGGTGTTCCCCTCGCTGGTCATCATCTCCGTCCTGGCGGGTGTGATCACCAACTTCTCCCACCTGCAATGGGTGCAGAGCGCGTTTGCAGGCATTCGGGTCTGCGTGTGCGTGCTGATTTTCAACGCCACGTTGAAGCTTCTGAAAAAGTCGGTGGTGGACAAGCGGACCTTTGTGATCTTTCTGCTGGTGCTGGTGGGCGGCGTATGCCTAAATGTGTCGCCGGCGCTCTTTGTGGTGCTGGCCGCTGCCGCCGGCATTGTCCTGAAAGGATTGGAGGCGCGGAAGGCATGA
- a CDS encoding biotin--[acetyl-CoA-carboxylase] ligase, whose protein sequence is MSKKQVLALLKEHQGAYVSGEGISEQLGITRTAIWKAVDALRRDGYTVEAKTGLGYRLTETPDALTEAEIRSFLGTTQVVGRHLLCLQEVDSTNTYAKRIALEGAADGTVVVSDCQTGGRGRMGRSFQSPAGKGVFLSVLLRPDMAPASLISVTALTAVAICDAVEDACGVRPQIKWTNDLVLGGKKLCGILTEMSLEGESGQLQYLVIGAGVNVGQEADDFDSGVREIATSLKIALGREISRPHLAAAMIRSLDQLYNALRSGRQEEYLKTYRRDCVTLGKTVQLIDAAGNREQVAALDVDEQFGLVVRCGDGSMRVVRSGEVSVRGMYGYVE, encoded by the coding sequence ATGAGCAAAAAACAGGTGCTTGCGCTATTGAAAGAACATCAGGGGGCCTACGTCTCCGGAGAGGGGATCAGCGAGCAGTTGGGCATCACCCGCACCGCCATTTGGAAGGCGGTGGACGCCCTGCGCAGGGATGGCTATACGGTGGAGGCGAAGACGGGCCTGGGCTACCGGCTGACTGAAACGCCGGACGCCTTAACGGAGGCGGAGATCCGGAGCTTTCTTGGCACCACCCAGGTGGTTGGCCGTCATCTGCTCTGCTTGCAGGAGGTGGACTCCACCAATACCTATGCAAAGCGCATTGCACTGGAGGGCGCGGCGGACGGCACCGTGGTGGTGTCGGACTGCCAGACCGGCGGCCGGGGCCGCATGGGGCGCAGCTTCCAGTCCCCGGCGGGAAAGGGCGTCTTCCTGAGCGTGCTGCTGCGGCCGGATATGGCTCCGGCCAGCTTGATCTCGGTCACGGCATTGACGGCTGTGGCCATCTGCGACGCGGTAGAGGACGCCTGCGGCGTCAGGCCGCAGATCAAGTGGACCAACGACCTGGTGCTGGGCGGGAAAAAGCTCTGCGGCATCCTGACGGAGATGTCCCTTGAAGGGGAGAGCGGGCAGCTGCAGTACCTGGTCATCGGCGCGGGGGTGAACGTGGGCCAGGAGGCTGATGACTTTGACAGCGGCGTTAGAGAGATCGCCACATCGCTGAAGATTGCCCTGGGCCGTGAAATCTCCCGGCCGCATCTGGCCGCCGCCATGATCCGATCGCTGGACCAGCTCTATAACGCGCTGCGCAGCGGCCGCCAGGAGGAGTACTTGAAGACCTACCGGCGGGACTGCGTGACACTGGGAAAGACGGTGCAGCTGATCGACGCGGCCGGGAACCGGGAGCAGGTGGCTGCGCTGGATGTGGATGAGCAGTTTGGCCTTGTGGTCCGCTGCGGTGACGGGTCGATGCGGGTGGTGCGCTCCGGTGAGGTATCGGTGCGCGGCATGTACGGATATGTGGAATAA
- the srtB gene encoding class B sortase encodes MNRNIRVVLIVLLSLVFVGSGAMILRQLTAYQEGEELYNEAAEIVELPDFSLLEQEEVLPAQPSGPEGPASEKPQAVYVDPYADLLKNMDFSALQEINSDVRGWIVIPGTVISYPLLQGSDNDYYLNHTYKKTLSVVGAIFLDSRCSAELTDFNTIIYGHRMNNGSMFAGLKHYKKQNYWQNHSKVYVTTDEGTFTYRIFSAYEGSASGESYRLSFSSDEKKQEFLDTVCASSVIETGITPTVNDYVLTLSTCTGNGHANRWIVHAMREGPKEETPQNAAEQPDIEGAAAQEPESGSPEAVPAPDANQPEPGANQDVPASTDGPLPEGASSAAGGPPEEGSGEVGEQDGTPAPDGSSPGPGGGAAE; translated from the coding sequence TTGAATCGGAACATACGGGTTGTGCTGATCGTCCTGCTCAGCCTCGTCTTTGTGGGCAGCGGAGCCATGATCCTCCGTCAGTTGACTGCCTATCAGGAGGGGGAGGAGCTCTACAACGAGGCGGCCGAGATTGTGGAGCTGCCGGACTTCTCCCTGCTGGAGCAGGAGGAGGTCCTGCCGGCCCAGCCCTCCGGCCCGGAGGGCCCGGCATCGGAGAAGCCCCAGGCCGTCTATGTGGACCCCTATGCGGACCTTTTGAAAAACATGGATTTTTCCGCGCTTCAGGAGATCAACAGCGATGTGCGGGGCTGGATTGTGATTCCCGGCACCGTCATCTCCTATCCGCTGCTCCAGGGATCGGACAACGATTACTACCTGAATCACACCTACAAAAAAACGCTCAGCGTGGTGGGCGCCATTTTCCTGGACAGCCGCTGCAGCGCTGAATTGACGGATTTCAACACCATCATCTACGGCCACAGGATGAACAACGGTTCCATGTTCGCGGGGCTGAAGCACTACAAGAAGCAAAACTATTGGCAAAACCATTCCAAGGTCTACGTGACCACGGATGAGGGGACTTTTACATACCGGATTTTCTCCGCTTACGAAGGCAGCGCCAGCGGCGAGAGCTATCGGCTGTCCTTTTCCAGCGACGAGAAAAAGCAGGAGTTTTTGGATACGGTCTGTGCCTCCTCCGTCATTGAAACCGGCATCACGCCGACGGTCAATGACTATGTGCTGACCCTCTCCACCTGCACGGGGAACGGCCATGCCAACCGCTGGATTGTCCATGCCATGCGGGAAGGACCCAAGGAGGAGACGCCTCAGAACGCCGCCGAGCAGCCCGACATCGAGGGCGCCGCGGCGCAGGAGCCTGAGTCTGGCAGTCCGGAAGCTGTCCCGGCGCCCGATGCAAATCAGCCGGAACCCGGTGCAAATCAGGATGTTCCTGCCTCCACGGATGGGCCCCTGCCGGAGGGGGCTTCCTCTGCGGCGGGCGGCCCGCCGGAAGAAGGGAGCGGGGAAGTCGGAGAACAGGACGGGACGCCTGCTCCCGACGGCTCAAGTCCGGGTCCAGGCGGCGGGGCCGCAGAGTAA